A DNA window from Naumovozyma dairenensis CBS 421 chromosome 8, complete genome contains the following coding sequences:
- the SIP1 gene encoding Sip1p (similar to Saccharomyces cerevisiae SIP1 (YDR422C); ancestral locus Anc_5.527) has translation MGNNPSTTDSENTAADLQEKKAGFHNKHLTRIQKQESPKERKGSITSHLFSSKGSSKRHALMPKPIEAQGNIKSHNVFKKDYSMDEPLTNKGGIKNNDFNDENIHETMASLSLVTSSDNERKKSMSFARPGPSTPTVQPTKHDITSLEGSTDVNTGIDNMNVAGDLNSHRPSIVALKNTLAESSIHPPSDLSKTVSTSSNCQSFSTESSSSALHKTESIDIPRRHSQGFNENYNETMLKHPTVHSYQYQYFNNENTNNDGGLHKHKENFNDMQLSTSNDDEESGVLQSADIVVNQSTLQNALKRDMKRKRTDTISTNKSGAPTSDALKAKDEPEAKTKTEKPAMSATAAMMLKLYGDTTLKEKETFKNNTISGTIRYDDFYKRSESSVNLPENKKLKSFDNNTKNGNGYVSVSGNPNSGLSNTYNSNSNLSFSSSPRDIKIQHIDDVKTHLPSSFSSSTSSTSSSLGSSAGLINDNVHVVLKWRDQIDNPKKCKIAIISDDIVNALESSSSKRKSNTNNNDNNTLPMVFNPMIKEWYMPNLTLPPGIYRLKFSINNDITHSNFLPTATDSMGNIVNWFEVLPGYDAVEPYRDEIIETTFHTAPSQGTLSVHDLTMIRSRRSSSFVSAKSDLSSFTPYSDYAGISRSSSSVGTATKKASLVSLRGTNKLDLFTPIEPKKIAYSKEIPELFKIANSEDTNKMEIDDDGSSPFERPSFTHKVIDCNQDKLFADLQRDGNIDAETAEALFLNRYPIPDLPIYLNSTYLNKIFTQFQKQHNDPTLPASSSIGLTHIIPHVNLNHLLTSSIRDEIISVACTTRYQGKFITQVMYAPCNYSSQENKAIS, from the coding sequence ATGGGTAATAATCCCTCTACTACAGACTCTGAAAATACTGCCGCGGAtcttcaagaaaagaaagctGGCTTTCATAATAAACACTTAACCCGTATACAGAAACAAGAATCTCCTAAAGAACGTAAGGGAAGTATAACATCGCACCTTTTCTCAAGTAAAGGAAGTTCGAAAAGACACGCTCTAATGCCCAAACCGATAGAAGCTCAAGGAAACATAAAGTCCCATAATGTCTTTAAGAAAGACTACTCCATGGATGAACCTTTGACTAATAAAGGCGGtatcaaaaataatgacTTCAATGATGAAAACATACATGAAACAATGGCATCATTGTCATTGGTAACATCTTCTGACAATGAGAGGAAAAAATCAATGTCGTTCGCAAGACCTGGGCCTTCAACACCAACTGTACAACCAACAAAACATGATATAACTTCTTTAGAAGGAAGTACGGATGTTAATACTGGCATTGATAATATGAACGTCGCTGGAGATTTAAACAGTCATCGTCCGAGTATTGTGGCCTTGAAAAATACCTTAGCAGAATCAAGTATACATCCTCCTTCTGACCTGTCCAAGACTGTATCGACATCATCAAACTGTCAATCATTTTCGACAGAGTCGTCATCTTCTGCCCTACATAAAACAGAATCAATCGATATCCCCAGAAGGCACAGCCAAGGCTTTAACGAAAATTACAATGAAACAATGTTGAAACATCCTACTGTCCATTCTTACCAATAccaatatttcaataacGAAAATACTAACAATGACGGTGGTCTTCATAAACATAAGgaaaattttaatgatatgCAATTATCCACCTccaatgatgatgaggaatCCGGTGTATTGCAAAGCGctgatattgttgttaaCCAATCCACTTTGCAAAATGCCTTAAAGAGAGATATGAAACGAAAAAGAACGGATACCATATCAACAAACAAATCAGGGGCACCAACATCTGATGCACTGAAGGCGAAGGATGAACCTGAAGCAAAAACTAAAACAGAAAAACCAGCAATGTCGGCGACGGCCGCCATGATGCTGAAATTGTATGGGGACACTactttaaaagaaaaagagacttttaaaaataacaCAATTTCAGGAACCATTAGGTACGATGATTTCTATAAAAGGTCTGAAAGTAGTGTTAACTTACCagaaaataagaaactAAAATcctttgataataatacaaagaATGGAAACGGTTATGTATCAGTATCTGGTAACCCTAACAGTGGTCTTAGTAATACATATAATAGCAATTCTAATCTTTCTTTCAGTTCTTCGCCAAGAGATATCAAAATTCAACATATAGACGATGTAAAAACACATCTTCCCTCCTCATTCTCCTCCTCTACCTCCTCGACGTCTTCTTCATTGGGGTCATCCGCTGGCCTTATCAATGATAATGTTCACGTTGTATTGAAATGGAGAGATCAAATAGATAATCCgaaaaaatgtaaaattGCTATTATTAGTGACGATATCGTCAACGCTCTTGAGTCCTCATCCTCTAAGAGAAAAAgtaatacaaataataacgataataatactttaCCTATGGTATTCAATCCAATGATAAAGGAGTGGTATATGCCTAATCTGACCTTACCACCGGGTATCTATAGATTGAAATTCTCtatcaataatgatataacACATTCTAACTTTCTACCGACTGCAACAGATTCCATGGGAAACATTGTTAATTGGTTTGAAGTCTTACCAGGCTATGACGCAGTTGAACCATACAGAGACGAAATCATTGAAACAACATTCCATACTGCACCTAGTCAAGGCACATTATCTGTACATGACCTCACCATGATTAGGTCGAGGAGGTCGTCATCGTTTGTTAGTGCTAAAAGTGATCTATCTTCCTTCACTCCTTATTCTGATTATGCTGGGATTAGCAGGTCTAGTTCATCTGTTGGAACGGCTACTAAGAAGGCATCGTTGGTTTCACTACGAGGTACGAACAAATTGGATTTGTTTACACCAATTGAACCGAAAAAGATAGCTTATTCTAAGGAGATTCCAGAATTGTTCAAAATTGCTAATTCAGAAGATACAAACAAAATGGAGATTGATGATGACGGTAGCAGTCCGTTTGAAAGACCAAGCTTTACCCATAAAGTTATTGACTGTAACCAAGATAAATTGTTTGCAGATTTGCAAAGAGATGGTAACATTGATGCAGAGACTGCCGAGGCTTTATTCCTAAATAGATACCCAATTCCTGATCTGCCGATTTATCTAAACTCAACTTATCTTAACAAGATTTTTACCCAATTCCAAAAACAACATAATGACCCTACTTTACCAGCATCTTCATCCATTGGTTTAACACATATCATCCCGCATGTCAACTTGAACCATTTGTTGACGAGTAGTATTAGAGACGAAATTATTAGTGTTGCCTGTACAACCAGGTACCAAGGGAAATTCATTACGCAAGTTATGTATGCACCGTGTAATTATTCTTCACAGGAAAATAAGGCGATTTCGTAG
- the CAD1 gene encoding Cad1p (similar to Saccharomyces cerevisiae YAP1 (YML007W) and CAD1 (YDR423C); ancestral locus Anc_5.528) has product MKELEDKISSLEKIKDENSIETSFLRSYMTDLINEVNKFRPKNTTDSKILKYLSMRNTHMHNNPPNIDTLLELEKKRKEREEREQQQQQFHEEEQKQEQVSHEKNSHLSDTNTTNNTNTNQLPANQVPSPNESSGSSIVSNTSSPIINKTNASNFKIDSFNSPISVPISTTNNNSSFSNKYDINQVNDSNNVPIDGGGTDSHAVGTNIPNKNWMDNVFENNIAEGLPPFLNNDDPEKIANMNNHTDTNNNLLTTGNLLDNSLMFSNDFNFNNQFDEHVTNLLADSLSRFPSDGNHHDSNIISKSNSSLTSPAQSLMLTNTWDTNNSPSLDGIDTDNNIYVNDDSNKDTASIMNVRPIIDSTLAFPSTMTENDLFAQRYGTMQSSSSSLSESAMQLGDDKKCTCNDQCNSDDEEIECELLSRNLLNDESMKSIIKEKQTRPSNVAPSCCNGGYGNRFAKCSKIWERINNKMNIETNSGPRFKDSDIDDLCNELMTKARCSTNGSIVIKTGDIKQSLMKHF; this is encoded by the coding sequence ATGAAAGAGTTAGAGGATAAAATTTCAAGTttagaaaaaatcaaagatGAAAACTCAATTGAAACAAGTTTTCTAAGATCTTACATGACagatttaattaatgaagttaataaatttagaCCTAAAAATACAACAGATTCTAAAATCCTGAAATATTTATCGATGAGAAACACTCATATGCATAATAATCCACCTAATATCGATacattattagaattagaaaagaaaagaaaagaacgAGAGGAGCgagaacaacaacagcagcaatTTCATGAAGAAGAGCAGAAGCAAGAGCAAGTATCTCATGAAAAAAATTCCCATCTCAGTGATACAAATACAAccaataatactaatactaATCAGCTACCAGCGAATCAAGTTCCATCTCCGAATGAATCGTCAGGGTCTAGCATTGTATCAAATACTTCGTCaccaataataaacaaGACTAATGCATCCAATTTTAAGATTGATTCATTTAACTCTCCAATTTCTGTTCCAATAAGTACGacgaataataattcatcattctcTAACAAATATGATATAAACCAAGTAAATGATTCTAATAATGTCCCTATCGATGGCGGTGGAACCGATTCTCATGCTGTTGGCACGAATATACCTAACAAGAATTGGATGGATAAtgtatttgaaaataatatagcTGAAGGATTACCACCGTTCTTGAACAACGATGATCCTGAAAAAATAGCTAATATGAACAACCATACTgataccaataataatctgCTCACGACTGGTAATCTATTAGATAACTCATTAATGTTTTCTAATGactttaatttcaataatcaATTTGATGAACATGTCACAAATTTATTAGCTGACTCGCTTTCACGATTCCCATCAGATGGCAATCATCatgattcaaatataatatcaaaatctaattcttctctGACAAGTCCTGCTCAATCATTAATGCTAACTAATACATGGGATACTAATAATTCGCCTTCGTTGGATGGTATTGatactgataataatatctatGTGAATGATGACTCTAATAAAGATACTGCTTCAATCATGAATGTACGTCCAATTATTGATTCAACTTTAGCATTCCCAAGCACTATGACTGagaatgatttatttgctCAAAGATATGGTACTATGcaatcatcttcatcttctttatcCGAATCCGCAATGCAATTAGGCGATGATAAAAAATGTACATGTAATGATCAATGTAAtagtgatgatgaagagaTAGAGTgtgaattattatcaagaaatttattaaatgatgaatctATGAAATCCATCATCAAGGAAAAGCAAACGCGTCCTTCTAATGTGGCTCCTTCTTGTTGCAATGGTGGTTACGGTAACAGATTTGCTAAATGCTCTAAAATATGGGAAcgaataaataataaaatgaatatCGAAACAAATTCAGGGCCACGCTTTAAAGACAGTGATATCGATGATTTATGCAATGAATTGATGACAAAGGCAAGGTGTTCTACAAATGGATCCATAGTGATTAAGACAGGAGATATCAAGCAATCATTAATGAAGCATTTCTAG
- the NDAI0H01640 gene encoding uncharacterized protein (similar to Saccharomyces cerevisiae TIF35 (YDR429C); ancestral locus Anc_5.536) — protein MTVPVTENSGSTLGIPKYPSTDDTTASNVELWCVSCRCGYERVTMKALLKNLQFEVDDGKEIFSMFLRKTYSGKFFIECKENTDMKSIWETLPEIYATKVTLKAITSLSVLLDPEYFLLKGDYVFIKEGFYAGDIAVIDEILQDKQKVLLKVVPRIDYKNTCSELLLNERPIRRLFNHGKASKYDPNKIEKITNKRFLFRGKMYRDGYLIQTYDILELQVDNVLPTSEDIKFFSKIQKEYYREVKQKRPNSSTSFAWLDKCNKVDSVRYDKTASNRETSPVSEPHEYRNETFVELVSQKIACILMVTKNLLKIIDEESNIFWINQDLVSRRIHCPVMECPSVTAPFRNILKVGDIVSEMNDPEKREYDILFIHKRNLFVRERDQRNTSSCTLGIHIVDADNVLLILKQSNRSGTMRMSDKRYDDFLRNEREFQKFSQRLVDRHIPNLPINDTYFNSYFKGPMNDIQELGTKKKDNIIVVNDTAKFLPMKKSDRVVLDYDEKYETLRIQIKPKRCRCGYARSDIDHRCESCSSSSSSSPSSPTPLSPSTCLKLFK, from the coding sequence ATGACGGTACCAGTTACAGAGAATTCAGGTTCTACTTTAGGGATCCCAAAGTACCCTTCAACTGATGACACAACAGCTAGTAATGTAGAATTATGGTGTGTAAGTTGTAGGTGTGGTTATGAACGTGTAACTATGAAAGCCCTACTGAAAAATCTACAATTTGAGGTAGATGATGGTAAAGAAATCTTTTCAATGTTCTTAAGGAAAACATACTCTGGaaaattcttcattgaaTGTAAAGAAAATACTGACATGAAATCAATATGGGAAACGCTTCCAGAAATATATGCCACAAAAGTTACATTGAAAGCAATTACAAGCTTGAGTGTATTATTAGATCCTGAATATTTCCTGTTGAAAGGTGATTATGTTTTCATCAAAGAAGGATTCTATGCCGGTGATATTGCTgttattgatgaaattcTTCAAGACAAGCAGAAAGTATTATTGAAGGTAGTACCTCGTATTgattataaaaatacaTGTTCCGAATTACTGTTAAATGAAAGGCCAATACGACGGTTATTCAACCATGGAAAAGCTTCCAAGTATGACCCTAATAAGATAGAAAAAATTACCAATAAAAGGTTTCTATTTAGGGGTAAAATGTATAGAGATGgatatttaattcaaaCTTATGATATATTAGAACTTCAGGTAGATAATGTTCTTCCTACTTCGGAAGacattaaatttttttcaaagatacAGAAGGAATATTATCGAGAAGTTAAACAGAAGCGTCCTAATTCATCTACTTCTTTTGCATGGTTAGATAAATGTAATAAGGTAGATTCTGTACGTTATGACAAAACAGCATCAAATAGGGAAACTTCCCCTGTTTCTGAACCACATGAGTATAGAAATGAAACTTTTGTTGAGTTAGTTTCTCAAAAGATTGCTTGCATTTTAATGGTGACTAAAAATTTACTCAAGATTATAGATGAAGAaagtaatatattttggATTAATCAAGACTTGGTATCTAGACGTATTCATTGTCCAGTAATGGAATGCCCGTCCGTGACTGCACCTTTTAGAAATATACTTAAAGTCGGTGATATAGTTTCTGAAATGAATGATCCTGAGAAACGAGAGTACGATATTCTATTTATTCATAAGAGGAATCTTTTCGTTAGGGAGAGAGACCAAAGAAATACGTCTTCGTGTACACTTGGAATACACATTGTTGATGCTGATAATGTgttattaattttgaaacaaaGTAATCGTTCAGGAACTATGAGAATGTCGGACAAAAGATACGATGATTTCTTAAGAAATGAAAGGGAATTCCAAAAGTTTTCTCAGAGACTTGTTGATAGACACATACCGAACTTACCCATTAACGACACTTATTTTAATAGTTACTTCAAAGGACCAATGAATGATATTCAAGAACTTggaacaaaaaagaaagataatattattgttgttaatGATACTGCCAAGTTTTTACCAATGAAGAAATCAGACCGAGTTGTTCTAgattatgatgaaaaatatgaaactTTGCGAATACAAATTAAGCCTAAACGGTGTAGATGTGGTTATGCACGATCTGATATTGATCACCGATGTGAATCCTGTTCTTCTAGTTCCTCCAGCTCACCAAGTTCACCGACACCATTGAGTCCATCGACATGTCTGAAGTTATTTAAGTGA
- the RPN9 gene encoding proteasome regulatory particle lid subunit RPN9 (similar to Saccharomyces cerevisiae RPN9 (YDR427W); ancestral locus Anc_5.534), whose product MSTANIHEIDTVLSTLRIEGDSNLEPFFQEFETLYEKKLWHQLTKSLIEFYHQPSSVSLRLRLYDTFISKFYDKINQLDLIEFLLLSLKDNSNIEDSLNYLNDLKMNFIQLDNENKRNTGLKDHKFGCLLIDIEIARCYLLKDELIRSRELLDKIETKFNYNLNINPIPLKLKNAFYAVNSQYFKLKNDFNSFYYTSLLYLSTLNDNENENGNESSSSSFLNEIDWKNCAYDLSIAALLGDKIYNFGELLNHPIMSNILNDPNYQWLLNLLNSLTNGDFNKFDNLIKHDENLKKSSNSILLKHEDFLRQKICLMTLIETVFAKNIRTLTFNDISVATHLPEDNVEHLIMRAISLGLLKGSIDQVNQLVIITWVQPRIINFDQIDKMKNRLVEWNEQVKALAEKMEEKGKPIWV is encoded by the coding sequence ATGTCTACTGCAAACATCCATGAAATCGATACCGTCTTAAGCACCCTACGTATAGAAGGCGATTCCAATTTAGAACCATTCTTCCAGGAATTTGAAACCCTATATGAAAAGAAACTATGGCATCAATTGacaaaatcattaattgaattctACCATCAACCTTCCTCGGTTTCACTAAGATTAAGATTATACGATACCTTCATTTCTAAATTCTATGAtaaaattaatcaattagatttaattgaattccttttattatcattaaaggACAATTCAAACATTGAAGattctttaaattatttaaatgatttgaaaatgaatttcattcaattggacaatgaaaataaaagaaatacagGTTTAAAAGATCATAAATTCGGTTGTTTActaattgatattgaaattgcAAGATGTTATTTActtaaagatgaattgattAGAAGTAgagaattattagataaaattgaaactaaattcaattataatttaaatattaatCCAATCCcattaaaattgaagaatgcCTTTTACGCAGTTAATTCtcaatattttaaattgaaaaatgattttaattcattctATTATACAAGTTTATTATATCTATCAActttaaatgataatgaaaatgaaaatggaaatgaaAGTTCATCCTCCTCTTTCTTAAACGAAATTGATTGGAAGAATTGTGCATATGATTTGTCAATAGCTGCTTTATTAGGTGACAAGATTTATAATTTTGGAGAACTATTAAATCATCCAATAATGTCAAACATCTTAAATGACCCCAATTATCAATggttattaaatttattaaattcattgacAAATGGtgattttaataaatttgataatttaataaagcatgatgaaaatttgaaaaaatcatcaaattcaatacTTTTGAAACATGAAGATTTCTTAAGACAAAAAATCTGTTTAATGACCTTAATCGAAACTGTCTTTGCTAAGAATATTAGAACTTTAACTTTCAATGATATATCAGTGGCTACTCATTTACCAGAAGATAATGTAGAACATCTAATCATGAGAGCTATTAGTTTAGGTCTATTGAAAGGTTCCATAGATCAAGTTAATCAATTGGTCATCATAACTTGGGTTCAACCAAGAATCATTAACTTCGATCAAATAgataaaatgaaaaacaGATTAGTAGAATGGAATGAACAAGTTAAGGCGCTAGCTGaaaaaatggaagaaaaGGGTAAGCCAATTTGGGTctaa
- the DYN2 gene encoding dynein light chain (similar to Saccharomyces cerevisiae DYN2 (YDR424C); ancestral locus Anc_5.532) — protein sequence MSDNKSKQRRMFKDTIIKASDISDELKDEILNISQDAIENNELERDIASSIKKQLDTRYGTTWNVIVGKNFGSYVTHEKGHFLYFYIGPLAFLIFKTP from the exons ATGAGTGATAACAAATCCAAACAAAGACGTATGTTCAAGGACA CTATCATAAAGGCATCGGACATT TcagatgaattgaaagatgaaatcTTAAACATTAGCCAAGATGCCATTGAGAATAACGAATTGGAACGTGATATTGCCAGCTCCATCAAGAAACAACTAGATACAAGATATGGTACCACATGGAATGTCATTGTCGGTAAGAATTTTGGTAGTTATGTTACACATGAAAAGGGCCATTTcctatatttttatatcGGTCCATTAGCATTTTTGATCTTTAAAACTCCATGA
- the NDAI0H01650 gene encoding uncharacterized protein (similar to Saccharomyces cerevisiae PUT1 (YLR142W); ancestral locus Anc_8.348) — MQTVLGSQKRALFRNTVNKRFFYKLTNSTSVENSTTNSIALRPISQENLYYAPLKSIIYTCKRFYVPGTSLLGSKQSYNLLSDVPTRSKFERNATDKNKKEQKDLNFVEESIDSFSENTLTPSKTLPYASLNPGSTTSTPNPTSSPASNSIAPEGTPNSVPAPEGLSLGEKIGKGNKTDNKNNDNDDLDNEKLNNGKHKKEEDKQNDSDNWKNYEQPNSTAYLKTLSRMEIFSLAFIGLVTLNKLILNLVIKLFPILPTPLVLLFVSRLYCGGTTPKQVLKCGKNLQKRGISNMMLSLTIENSEGDKTFNTDTIVEQTIESIHTILKPNLLEQLNSSTLADVNDIAPGYLALKPSALIEKPKEVLLNFGNIHNKYWQQQRRKLIDNCSKINQIIFDLNKELLKKYPTRKSPFFVCTIDAEKFDLQTKGVYQLQRILMKKFNSTSSPIVSCIGTWQLYLRHSAEQIEMEKKLAHENNYKLGLKIVRGAYMHSEKDRASIIHETKFDTDVNYDQIMTKIMADMTEKNEESSFGHLIVACHNYKSQIVATQILADKKDCEYAKSNVVIGQLLGMADNLTYDLVNNRGAKNIIKYVPWGPPRETKDYLLRRLQENGDAVRNDNGWPLLKNIMKSFFE, encoded by the coding sequence atgCAAACAGTCCTTGGCTCACAAAAAAGGGCCCTTTTCAGAAATACCGTTAATAAAAGATTTTTCTATAAATTAACCAATTCGACTTCTGTTGAAAACTCCACTACAAACTCAATTGCACTTCGGCCAATTTctcaagaaaatttatattatgCTCCATTAAAATCAATCATTTACACCTGTAAAAGGTTCTATGTTCCTGGTACTTCTTTATTGGGTTCTAAACAGAGttataatttattaagTGATGTCCCAACTAGAagtaaatttgaaagaaatgccacagataaaaataagaaagaaCAGAAAGATTTAAACTTTGTTGAGGAGTCAATTGATTCTTTTAGTGAAAATACCCTCACACCTTCTAAAACCCTTCCATATGCTTCCTTAAATCCTGGCTCGACTACTTCGACACCTAATCCGACCTCATCGCCCGCTTCTAATTCCATCGCTCCCGAAGGTACCCCTAATTCGGTGCCCGCTCCCGAGGGTCTCAGTTTAGGcgaaaaaattggaaaaggaaataaaaCCGATAATAAGaacaatgataatgatgactTAGATAATGAGAAACTAAACAATGGCAAACATAAGAAGGAGGAAGATAAACAAAATGATTCTGATAATTGGAAGAATTACGAACAGCCCAACTCCACTGCATATTTGAAAACACTTTCTCGAatggaaatattttcattagcATTCATTGGATTGGTAACgttgaataaattaatattgaatttagtCATTAAATTATTCCCAATCCTTCCAACACCCCTAgttcttttatttgtttcaaGATTATATTGTGGTGGTACCACACCAAAACAAGTATTAAAGTGTGGTAAGAATCTACAAAAAAGGGGCATCTCAAACATGATGCTGTCATTaactattgaaaattcTGAAGGTGATAAAACTTTCAACACTGATACAATCGTTGAACAGACTATCGAATCCATTCATACTATTCTGAAACCAAATTTACTTGAGCAACTGAATTCTTCAACTCTGGCAGATGTTAATGACATTGCTCCTGGATATTTAGCATTGAAACCTTCTGCTTTGATTGAAAAGCCAAAGGAGGTACTTTTAAACTTTGGCAACATTCACAACAAATATTGGCAACAACAACGTAGaaaattgattgataaCTGTTCTaaaattaatcaaattatCTTTGATTTAAATAAGGAGTTATTAAAGAAGTATCCAACCAGAAAATCACCATTTTTCGTTTGTACGATTGAtgctgaaaaatttgatttacAGACTAAAGGTGTTTATCAGTTACAAAGAAtcttaatgaaaaaatttaattcaaCTTCTTCTCCGATAGTGTCTTGTATTGGAACTTGGCAATTATACCTAAGACATTCTGCtgaacaaattgaaatggaaaaaaaactaGCTCATGAAAACAACTATAAGTTAGGTTTAAAAATTGTTAGAGGTGCTTATATGCATTCTGAAAAAGATAGAGCTTCTATTATTcatgaaacaaaatttgATACAGATGTTAATTATGACCAAATAATGACTAAAATTATGGCAGACATGACTGAGAAGAACGAGGAATCAAGTTTTGGTCATTTAATAGTTGCTTGTCATAATTATAAATCACAAATAGTTGCCACACAAATTTTGGCAGATAAGAAAGATTGTGAATATGCAAAAAGTAATGTTGTTATTGGCCAATTGTTAGGAATGGCTGATAATTTAACTTATGATTTGGTTAATAATCGTGGTGCTAAaaacattattaaataCGTTCCATGGGGTCCACCTCGTGAGACAAAAGATTACTTATTAAGAAGGTTACAGGAAAACGGTGACGCTGTTAGAAATGATAACGGTTGGCCATTACTTAAGAACATTATGAAGAGCTTCTTTGAGTAG